The genomic window GGAACCAGGTTTGCATGTTTTCTACGGGGATGAGAACGAGGCTAGAGTCGGTTTCGGCTACAGCGCGTATTTTGCTTTTTGTAGTGCCCATGCAGCAGGTAAGCGACATGGTGCAGGTTTCTCCGGTTTCTAGAAAATATATGAGAAGGTCGTTGCCATTGGCATCTTCGCGGAGTATTTTTATGTTGCCACTTAGGAGTAACGGGATGTATTGGAGGGTTTGATTGATGTCTATTATGATGTCGTCTTTTTGGAAGGTTTTAAAGAGACCGACTTTTAAGATTTCCTTTAAAATATCTTGGTCTAGGATGTCTCTGAATTTTTCTTGTAATAGTGCTTTTGCCATATTCAAAAATAAACATAAAAAACTTGAAAAAAAATTTGGTTATGTTTTAATAAAGTATGTATATTTGCACCCACGTAAAAACGGCCTCGTGGCGCAACTGAATAGCGCACTTGATTACGGCTCAAGAGGTTACTGGTTTGAATCCAGTCGAGGTCACTACTGATAATAAAGCTTCCAAGAGATTGGGAGCTTTTTTTATTTCTTGTTTGCAGAAAATTTGCAGAAAATCTAAGATTAAGCCATTCATATTTGATGGCAGATTACTTAAGGAATAAAACCACACTCATAAGGAATTTATAAATGTGGTCTTTTTATGTAGTATTGGTATTGATCTATAATAGAATCTAAATAGTATCCAAACCTAATTCTTCTAAATATCCATTATGTTCTTTTAATGCTTTTGCTGATTTCTTTTCTATATCAACCAGTTTTTCATTCACTTCTTTTAAATCAATCTTAATTTCTGCTTTAGCTGTACTTACATAACGTGATATATTTAGATTGAAATCATTTTTTTCAATTTCTGCCATTGATACTCTACGAGCATAACGCTCTACAGGTTTCTCTGGTCGATTCATATAGGTATCAACTATTTTCTTAATGTCATTAGGTTCTTTGACATCTATAACACCGTCTACTTTTCCATCACGTAAAATGTTTTGTCGTTTCTCTTTTTTATAATGCTCACTTGCATTTATAAATAAAACATCATCGTCTTTTTTACATTTTTTTAATATTAATATGCATACTGGAATACCCGTTGAAAAGAATAGATTTGAAGGTAAACCAATTACTGTATCTATATTACCATCTTTCAACAATTTTTCTCTTATACGTTGTTCTGCACCTCCTCTAAATAAAACACCGTGTGGTAAAATAATAGCCATAGTACCTTCATCACTTAAAAAGTGTAAACCGTGTAATAAGAAAGCAAAATCTGCTGCTGATTTAGGTGCTAAACCATAATTCTTAAAACGGAAATTTTCACCCATTGCTTCAGATGCATCCCAACGTAAACTAAATGGTGGATTTGCTACAATAGCATCAAAGGTTGTTTTTTTAGCTGGATTCATTTCATTTAATAAATCCCATTCGTTTTTTAAAGTATCTCCGTGAAATATTTCAAATTCTGAATCTTTTACACCGTGTAACAACATATTCATACGTGCTAAGTTGTATGTTGTTATGTTTTTTTCTTGACCGTAAATTCTGCTTATTGTTCCTCCTCCTGGTTGTTTTTCAATTTTATCTTTTACATTTAAAAGCAAAGAACCTGAACCACAAGCAAAATCTAAAACTCTATTTAATTTTTTCTTTTTACCTGCTTTAGGGTTTTGACTATCTAAGGTTACAATTTCTGATAAGATTGTAGACAGTTGTTGTGGTGTATAAAACTCTCCTGCTTTTTTACCAGAACCTGCTGCAAATTCACCAATTAAATACTCGTATGCATCACCAAGCGTGTCGCTATCGGTTGAAAATTCTGCAATGCCATCTGATATTTTCTTAATAATGGTACATAGCTTTTTATTCCTGTCGGTGTAGGTTTTACCTAGTTTTTCTGAATCTAGATTTATTTCTGAGAATAAGCCTTTAAAAGAACTGTCAAACGAATCATTTTCGATATGTTTAAATCCATCTTGAAGGTCGCTTAATAAATCTGTATGTTGTGTACGTGCCAATTCTGATATACTGCCCCATAAATATTTTGGTTCGATAACATAATGCACTTTTCTACGCATTTGTTTTTCAAATGGTTCTATATCATTTGGATTAGCTTCATACCAAACTGAAAGGGGTGTACGATTATCTTCTTTGTCTAATTTAGGATAATCTGAACCTAATTCTTTTTTTACAGAACCCTCATAATTATCTGATAAGTAACGTAAAAATAGAAATGATAGCATATAATCACGAAAATCATCTGCATTCATTGCACCTCTTAAATCGTTAGCTATATCCCAAAGTGCTTTTCCTAATTCTTCTTGTTTTTGTTTTGCTGTCATAATTAATTTGATTCTACTGTAAGGGCAGGTATTATTTCAGGGTTAAACTGATAGTTTGTAATAAAGTCATTAAATATTTGTTTGAAATATTGCTTATTTTCTGGTAACATCTCTCTTGGTTCATATAACGAATAGTTACCGTGACTTAATATATTCACCATTCTTGTGTAAAGAACTTTATCTTCATCATCTTCTAATGGCTTAATACAATCAGAAAAGAATTTAAAGCCATGAAATGAAGCCGTTTTTTCTAATACACTTCTAAGTATATTAAAATGATATGTATATAAAACATTTGTTTCAACTGCATTATGCAAGTCTTTTATTAATGAAACGTGATGAAAAAAAGGTGTGTCTGATGTATTAGTTAACGTATAATTGGCATCGCCTAGTTTACTCAAAAAATATTTGTTGGTATTTTTTAGCTCGTTACACATCACATTAAAAAATAAAGTGTGATGAGAAGAAATAATTGTTTTAACATTATTTCCTTCCTTTTTCAACATTTGAGCTAAATGACTTGCAACAGCTATAGTATTATTGTCATCTAATGATGATATAGGATCATCGATATAAATATATTTTACCCAATTATAATTTTCTTCTCCATCAATTGCTAATTGGCAAATAGCTAGAAAAAAGCACCAAATAAAAATATTTTCTTCACCTCTTGACACTTTAATAAAATCAATATTTTCAGTTGTATCATCAACTAACTCTTCTCGTATAAATTTAACCGCCCAATATAAATTATCATCATTTTCGTCTACTTTTTCGTAATCAAATAGAGTTAAAAAATTAAAGTCTGCATATCGATTTAGCAAAGCACGTATCTTATTGTCAATATCTAAAGTTTCAATTAGTCTTTTGCCGTCAGAACTTGAAACATCTCTACTACCAAAAAACTCTGAATCCTTATTTAAAAGTAAAACTCTTTGTTCATCGTTATCTAAGTCATTATCCCAAGTAAATAAATCTTCTGTAAACGCATTAAAGTATAAAGTGTCAGCATTACCATTTTGTTTAGCCTCGTCTTTAAAGCTCATTGATAATCTGGTTTTCCCTGTACCATTATAAGCAAAAAGTAAAAAGTATTTATTTTCTAACGTTCTAATATATTTACTTATTTCTTCTAAAGCTTCAAAAGGTAAAAAACCAACTGACTTAAGCATAAAAACAACATTAGCTATCTCTTCTTCACTTAAACCATCTTTTAAATTATAAACTAGCTCTTGATTATCATAGAGATATTTATCATCAAAAATCACTTTATAGAAACGTTCAAATTCTTTTTTATTTGGCTTATTCAATACTTTTTTTTGATAAGCTTCTTTTTCTATTCTTTGTATTATTTCCATACTCATACCGCTAGCTCATTTACATTAGGAAACAACTTCTGCATCAAGCCTTTTTTATGCTTTTTTAAGGTTTTTATTTTTATTTTTTGTGCTTCTATTAAATCATCTGCACTAGATAAGCAACTAGCTATTTTTTGTTGCTCTTTAGGGGCTTTAGGTTTTAAGAATGGAAATGATAAAACCGTATCTTTTCTAAGATTAGTTTGTTTAACACCATCATCAAAAGCTAAGAAATACGAGTTTCTATTTTGAATATAGAACAGAAATTTGTTATCAATATCAGTTGGTGTAATTTTACAAATACGTTGATTTACTGTATACGTATCTTCTTTATCTACATAAAAACATTTTGCTATTGCTTTACCGTTTGGAATATCGCTTAACACCATTAAAATATCACCTACATTTGCTTTTAAGTTTGCAGAATCTGTAAACTTTACAACTCTACCCTCTGTTGAAATAAACTTTGAGTTTACTACTTTATATTTTCCAGTTGCAGAAATTTCTTTTTCGTGAGCTTTACCGTTTTCATAATAAGATACATCACCTAAAGTAGCTTCTTCCCAATCTCCATCATTTATAAATTCTAGGAAACGAAATTGTGGTTTGGTTTCTCCTTTAGCAGGAAATAACTGTTGTAATAAACCTTTTTTATGGTCTTTTAAATTTACTAGTTTTTCTGTTTCTGCTGTTATTAGACTATCTAATGCCGATAGGCAATTAGCTATTTTTTGTTGTTCTTTTAGTGATGGAAATGGTATTGGCATTACAGAAAGAGAACCAGCGTTTACATTTTTTTGACCGCCACCTATTTTTGTTGCCTCAAAAAACGCTTGACCTTGTTCTGAATTAATATAATAACATAGGAAAAAAGAGTTTATAAGTTTGTTTTTAGGTCTAGTGATTAAAGTAGTAAAACTTTGTGCTCCCTTATACTCTGATGGAACAACAGAAGTTGTTCCTGGATAACCTGTTCTTGCTGTGAGTAAATCACCTCCCTTTAACCTTTTGTTCTTGTGAGCTTTTTCATAGTCTTCATCAATATAAAGTATATTCGATACATCAAGACCCTCATCTTTTATGTTTTGATTTCTAAATAAAATAACCCCACTATCTCTATATGCGTGAGTAGCCGCACTAGCAATACCAACCATAACTCTATGAGATAAGTTTTGAAGTTCATCAAAACCCCATTTTTCATTAAACTCAGGAAAGCGTAATTTGGACACTATTTGTATTTCTTTATTCATAAGCGTTTAATCCTACTATTTCACGCCCTAAAGCTATTTTATTTAATAATGGTACTAAGTCTTCCATTAATGCTAATTCTTTTACTCTACGATCTTTCCAACCTAACTCTAAAGGTTCTAATAAATCAGTTAGTTTTTCTCCATCAAAAATCATACGGTTCATAATCTCATATATAAAAGCATTTAGACTGTCTTCTGTAAGGCTGTGTTTATCTGCAATATCTTGTATTTCTTTTGCAGATATTTCATCTTTAAATTTTTGATAACCTAAGCGTATTTCTTTTTCATTTAAGGCATTACCGACTTCTAAAGTATTTATGTAAGCAATGATACCTTCACGCTCGTCCATTAAATTGGAACTAGAGCCTAATAAATTTATTAATTCCTCACGTGTCATTTTATGCTTAGATGGTTTGTCTTGCGTGTATTTTGCTATTAAACCAATTATATAATCATAATCTATTACAGCAGAAGAAAATAATACAAATTCAAAATCTAATTGCTGTACATCTTCTGATGCTTTGTTACCTTTTTTACTTTGTTCTGCTTGTAAACGTTTTGCTGTATCTATATAAACCGATTTAAAGGAACGTAAATCATCCTCTGGTAATAACGCTTCAATTGTTTCGGTTTGTTTTTCTTGTAAGTCAGTATATTGGTCTAATTGTGTTTTATAACGTTGTACTTCTTTAAATGCATTTATAAAACCTGCACGTGCTTCATCTCCTTTTAAATTGCTTACTTCTGAAGGCGAACAGTCTAAACCTTTAGCCTGCATAAATTGGTTTAATTTAACAACTGCATCTTTATATTTAGCAATTACTTTAGGTGCTGCATCTACTAACCAAATTTCTTTAGCCTTTTCTATTTTAGCACCAGAGAAACGAATCATTGCTTTATTTACTTCCTCTTCCTGGTCTCTAAATACTAAAATATTACCATAAGGTTTAGTATCGTTTATAACTCTATTGGTACGAGAATAGGCTTGTATTAAACCGTGATACTTCAAGTTTTTATCAACATATAATGTATTTAAATACTTAGAATCAAAACCAGTTAATAACATATCTACCACTATCATCACATCAATTTTATTTTTGTGAGCATAATCTGCATTTGTATATTTTTGGTCTTTTATACGTTGCTGAACATCTTGATAGTATAAATCAAAATCGTTTATTCTATGATTTGTATTGTATTGAGTGTTATAGTCTGCAATAATAGTATTTAATGCTTCTTTCTTTTTATTTGGTTCTACTGTATTATCAGCTTTTTCTTGTGGTAAATCCTCTTGTATTTGTTGTATGTCTTTATTACCCTCAGCAGGCGGTGAAAATACACACGCTATTTGTAAAGGTTTATAATCTTCATTCTCCTTTACTTTCTCTGCTTGTAGCTTTTTAAAGGTTTCATAATATTGAATAGCATCATTTATAGAAGCTGTAGCAAATACCGCATTAAAACGTTTGTAATGTGTTGCTTTATCGTGTTTATCTATTATGGCTTTTGCTACTGCTAACTTGTGCAAATCATCACCTACTGTTACTTTTTCTTCTGGTTTAAAATAGTCAATATGAAAACGTAATACATTTTTATCTTCTATTGCGTTTGTAATGGTATATGCGTGTAATTCTTTTTGAAAAACATCTTCTGTAGTTTTATAAGATGCAGTTTCTCCTTCAATTGTTTTATAGCTTGAATTTTCTTCAAAAATAGGTGTTCCTGTAAAACCGAATAGTTGTGCTTTAGGAAAGAACTCTACAATAGCTTTATGGTTTTCTCCAAACTGTGAACGGTGACACTCATCAAAAATAAAAACTACTCGCTTGTTTTTTAATGGCTCTAAATGTTCTATATAGTTTTTATCGTTTTTAGTATCTAACGCTAAACCTAATTTTTGAATAGTTGTTACAATTACCTTATCTGCATAATCTGTAGAAAGCATTCTTTTTACCAATGTTTTTGTATTGGTATTTTCTTCTACACTACCTTCTTGAAATTTATTAAATTCTTCTCTTGTTTGTCTATCTAAATCTTTTCTATCTACGACAAATAAACATTTTTCAATATCATCATTATCTTTTAAAAGTGTAGAAGCCTTAAAAGAAGTTAGTGTTTTTCCACTTCCTGTAGTGTGCCATATATATCCGTTTCCTCTATCTTGTTCTATACAATCTACAATAGCCTTTACTGCATAAATTTGATATGGACGCATTACCAATATCTTTTGCTCAGTTTCTACTAACACCATATAGCGACTAATCATTTCACCTAAGGTACACTTGGATAAAAATTTATCGGTAAACTCTTCTAAACCATCTATTTTAGAATTGTTTTTCCTTGCTAATTTATATACAGGTAAGAATTGTTCATCAGCATTAAAAGCAAAGTGTTTGTTATTGTTATTAGAGAAGTAAAAAGTCCTAGATTGATTACTAACAATAAATAACTGCATAAAGCACATTAACGAATTGGTATATCCGTTACCTATATCATTTTTATAGTTTACTATTTGTTGCATAGCACGATTAGGACTAATTTCTAAGGTTTTTAGCTCTATTTGTACAACTGGCACTCCGTTAATTAATAAAATAACATCATATCTATGATTGCTATTTTCTGTATTCATTCGAAGTTGGTTAATTACCTCAAAATCATTCTTACACCAATCTTTTATATTAACTAATGTGTAATGTAATGGCGTATCATCTTCTCTAATAAATGTATTTCTTTTTCTTAAATGATTAGAAGATTTAAATACATCTGGATTTATAATTTCAGTTAATAACTTATCAAATTCAGCATCAGTTAATTTCACTCTATTCAATGCTTCAAACTTCTGTCTGAAATTCAATTCTAAAGCACTCTTTGTTCTAATATCTTTACGATACGTATATTTTAAATCTGATAATCTTTCGATTAATTCTTCTTCTATTTGTTGTTCTTTGGTCATTAATTTTATATCGAGATATTGAACTGTTAAAAATATAAATATATTTTGGTTTAGTGTTACTGTTTACCTCATTTACTTTTTATAAATTTTTTGAGTTGCGTTACAATTTGTAAAACACACAAATAGGTGTTGTTTGTTGCAAAGATTCGCTGAAGTACAGGTGTTCGATGGATTAATAGTAAACATTGAAGAAACAAACTGTCAACATGCATTTAGTTTAAATTGTTGCTCGATAGTTGCTTTTGTGTTTTTACCGTAAATGCCAGCTAGCATGGCGTTACAGTAATTACTCAACAAATCAACCTAGATTTTCAAACAATTCTTTTGTAAAAGTATAATGACGTCCTTTATGCATGCTTTCTTCTACAATAGGCTTGTTTGCTATAGATAAAGACATGTGATGCTTTATATATGTACTGTTTTTAGGTTCTAATTTATATATACTTCTTATAAGTTCTGAAACTTTGAAAGAGCTTGTTCTAATGTTGTTTTTACTTAGTTTTTCAACCAAATCGCCAATAGAATATTTTAATTCTTCGGTATCAAACTGTAAAAACTCATCGGATATAATTTGCTCTAATTCTTTGTTGATAAAAGTTTTATTGCCATTCATTAATACCGCTAAAGCACTTGTATAGATCTGCTCTTTGGTGAACCACATTCTTGTTTTTCTAGGACATGATATTGTTCTGGTTTTAATGTGGTTAATGAAATAAGGTAATTCTTTTTTTAATGACTCTAAAAGATTTGGATCGTCTTTGGATAAATCAAAGGGAATTATTTTACGGACCCAATATCTTATTTCAGAATTGTCGATATAAACAAAGTTTTCTTCATTATTTGAGCATAATATAAATTTTCCAAAAAAACCACCTTCGATTTTATCTTTGCCTTTAGCTTCACTTTTGTAAGTTTTGGCAGTAGCTAAGTTTTTTAATCGTTCGCTATCTTCTCTTCTGTCTAGTAATACTTCATCGACGGCAATAATTAGTTTTGATGCCCAATCCGAATTAAATCGACTTCGAAAGTCTTCATTATTATTGATGGTCATATTGTTTTGGAATATTAATTTCACCCAATTAATAAAAGTGGTTTTCCCTGTATTACGCTCATTACTAACAAGACATAAAATTGGTAATACTTGTGTCGGATTTTCCCATAAAATACTGAAGTAATCCAAGCCTATTTGATATTGTTCACCAAAAATATGCTTTAAGAATTTTTCTGTGTTTGGAAAAAGACCATTGCTTATATTGTGCTCTAGCTTTTCATATTTATTATAAAAACCATTTATACCAGATTGGTAGTTATTATGTGACGGTATCAAACAAAAACCATCATACTTTGGAATATTCTTTAGATATTCTTTATCATAATCCATGCCTATTTCCTGCTTTGACCATGGAACAAGCATTTTTATTGTGTCGGTGCTGTTTAATGGCATTTCTACTATTTTATAGTAAGTAGTGCCAATTCTTAAATATTTCTTTTCCATGATTATACATTTACGGTTAAACAGCCTAAACGACTTGAGTCAATTTCTTTATATTTTTTAGTAAATAAAATATTTACTACCACACCATTAATGGATGCGTCCGTTTTGCATATTTCCACGATGTCTTTTTCTATTTGTTGAAGTGGTAACCTTGGATTATACGTTAGTTTTTTAATTATAAAATCAATTTTTAAAATCAAATTATTTATCATCGCTAATGAAAAAGGGTGATCACTTTTTATTGTGTTTATTTTGTATAGTTCTAATCGAAGAGCTTCTAACTCGCTTAAACCAATTGGTCCGTATGTGGTATTTTCTAATATGTTTTTCATTTTTTTATTTGTAAGTTATTATTTGTCTGTATGTGTCAAAGTAAGGTCTAGAGCCATTTTCTGCTGGAGGCATATTTTTAACTAAAAATGTTTTGTGTGAACCATTATTTAAAAGGTTTTTAATATCTCCTTTTGTCGCAGGCATGTTTTCTTCTTTTGTTAGTATTTGGGTTACTAAATTAGTAGCAAAAGTACCTACGGCTGCATTGCCAACACCTGCCCAACTCATTTTGTCTTTTGTTGTTGGAGTTTTTTCTTTTTTTGTTTTGAGTAAATTAGTTTTAGCTTTTTTTCTTTGATTAAAAGCATTTACTCTGCAACTATTGCAACAGTACTTCTGCTTAAACCTTCTTCTAGGGGTGTATTCTACACCACAATAGTTACAATTGTATGTATATCTGTCCATTGCTCGTTATTTTAACGTTAGACTAACGATTACTGAAATCGAATTTTTGGAAAACCTTGTGTTTTTACTGCCCATTATTTAGAAAATTTTCTCTTGTTG from Algibacter sp. L1A34 includes these protein-coding regions:
- a CDS encoding Crp/Fnr family transcriptional regulator; translation: MAKALLQEKFRDILDQDILKEILKVGLFKTFQKDDIIIDINQTLQYIPLLLSGNIKILREDANGNDLLIYFLETGETCTMSLTCCMGTTKSKIRAVAETDSSLVLIPVENMQTWFHTNHSWRNFILESYQSRFNEMLETIDNLAFLKMDQRLHNYLLNKANLSGTKTIIVKHLDIAEDLHTSRVVISRLLKQLENENKIKLSRNKIEVL
- a CDS encoding type I restriction-modification system subunit M, which encodes MTAKQKQEELGKALWDIANDLRGAMNADDFRDYMLSFLFLRYLSDNYEGSVKKELGSDYPKLDKEDNRTPLSVWYEANPNDIEPFEKQMRRKVHYVIEPKYLWGSISELARTQHTDLLSDLQDGFKHIENDSFDSSFKGLFSEINLDSEKLGKTYTDRNKKLCTIIKKISDGIAEFSTDSDTLGDAYEYLIGEFAAGSGKKAGEFYTPQQLSTILSEIVTLDSQNPKAGKKKKLNRVLDFACGSGSLLLNVKDKIEKQPGGGTISRIYGQEKNITTYNLARMNMLLHGVKDSEFEIFHGDTLKNEWDLLNEMNPAKKTTFDAIVANPPFSLRWDASEAMGENFRFKNYGLAPKSAADFAFLLHGLHFLSDEGTMAIILPHGVLFRGGAEQRIREKLLKDGNIDTVIGLPSNLFFSTGIPVCILILKKCKKDDDVLFINASEHYKKEKRQNILRDGKVDGVIDVKEPNDIKKIVDTYMNRPEKPVERYARRVSMAEIEKNDFNLNISRYVSTAKAEIKIDLKEVNEKLVDIEKKSAKALKEHNGYLEELGLDTI
- a CDS encoding AAA family ATPase — encoded protein: MEIIQRIEKEAYQKKVLNKPNKKEFERFYKVIFDDKYLYDNQELVYNLKDGLSEEEIANVVFMLKSVGFLPFEALEEISKYIRTLENKYFLLFAYNGTGKTRLSMSFKDEAKQNGNADTLYFNAFTEDLFTWDNDLDNDEQRVLLLNKDSEFFGSRDVSSSDGKRLIETLDIDNKIRALLNRYADFNFLTLFDYEKVDENDDNLYWAVKFIREELVDDTTENIDFIKVSRGEENIFIWCFFLAICQLAIDGEENYNWVKYIYIDDPISSLDDNNTIAVASHLAQMLKKEGNNVKTIISSHHTLFFNVMCNELKNTNKYFLSKLGDANYTLTNTSDTPFFHHVSLIKDLHNAVETNVLYTYHFNILRSVLEKTASFHGFKFFSDCIKPLEDDEDKVLYTRMVNILSHGNYSLYEPREMLPENKQYFKQIFNDFITNYQFNPEIIPALTVESN
- a CDS encoding restriction endonuclease subunit S encodes the protein MNKEIQIVSKLRFPEFNEKWGFDELQNLSHRVMVGIASAATHAYRDSGVILFRNQNIKDEGLDVSNILYIDEDYEKAHKNKRLKGGDLLTARTGYPGTTSVVPSEYKGAQSFTTLITRPKNKLINSFFLCYYINSEQGQAFFEATKIGGGQKNVNAGSLSVMPIPFPSLKEQQKIANCLSALDSLITAETEKLVNLKDHKKGLLQQLFPAKGETKPQFRFLEFINDGDWEEATLGDVSYYENGKAHEKEISATGKYKVVNSKFISTEGRVVKFTDSANLKANVGDILMVLSDIPNGKAIAKCFYVDKEDTYTVNQRICKITPTDIDNKFLFYIQNRNSYFLAFDDGVKQTNLRKDTVLSFPFLKPKAPKEQQKIASCLSSADDLIEAQKIKIKTLKKHKKGLMQKLFPNVNELAV
- a CDS encoding type I restriction endonuclease subunit R yields the protein MTKEQQIEEELIERLSDLKYTYRKDIRTKSALELNFRQKFEALNRVKLTDAEFDKLLTEIINPDVFKSSNHLRKRNTFIREDDTPLHYTLVNIKDWCKNDFEVINQLRMNTENSNHRYDVILLINGVPVVQIELKTLEISPNRAMQQIVNYKNDIGNGYTNSLMCFMQLFIVSNQSRTFYFSNNNNKHFAFNADEQFLPVYKLARKNNSKIDGLEEFTDKFLSKCTLGEMISRYMVLVETEQKILVMRPYQIYAVKAIVDCIEQDRGNGYIWHTTGSGKTLTSFKASTLLKDNDDIEKCLFVVDRKDLDRQTREEFNKFQEGSVEENTNTKTLVKRMLSTDYADKVIVTTIQKLGLALDTKNDKNYIEHLEPLKNKRVVFIFDECHRSQFGENHKAIVEFFPKAQLFGFTGTPIFEENSSYKTIEGETASYKTTEDVFQKELHAYTITNAIEDKNVLRFHIDYFKPEEKVTVGDDLHKLAVAKAIIDKHDKATHYKRFNAVFATASINDAIQYYETFKKLQAEKVKENEDYKPLQIACVFSPPAEGNKDIQQIQEDLPQEKADNTVEPNKKKEALNTIIADYNTQYNTNHRINDFDLYYQDVQQRIKDQKYTNADYAHKNKIDVMIVVDMLLTGFDSKYLNTLYVDKNLKYHGLIQAYSRTNRVINDTKPYGNILVFRDQEEEVNKAMIRFSGAKIEKAKEIWLVDAAPKVIAKYKDAVVKLNQFMQAKGLDCSPSEVSNLKGDEARAGFINAFKEVQRYKTQLDQYTDLQEKQTETIEALLPEDDLRSFKSVYIDTAKRLQAEQSKKGNKASEDVQQLDFEFVLFSSAVIDYDYIIGLIAKYTQDKPSKHKMTREELINLLGSSSNLMDEREGIIAYINTLEVGNALNEKEIRLGYQKFKDEISAKEIQDIADKHSLTEDSLNAFIYEIMNRMIFDGEKLTDLLEPLELGWKDRRVKELALMEDLVPLLNKIALGREIVGLNAYE
- a CDS encoding primase-helicase family protein, whose translation is MEKKYLRIGTTYYKIVEMPLNSTDTIKMLVPWSKQEIGMDYDKEYLKNIPKYDGFCLIPSHNNYQSGINGFYNKYEKLEHNISNGLFPNTEKFLKHIFGEQYQIGLDYFSILWENPTQVLPILCLVSNERNTGKTTFINWVKLIFQNNMTINNNEDFRSRFNSDWASKLIIAVDEVLLDRREDSERLKNLATAKTYKSEAKGKDKIEGGFFGKFILCSNNEENFVYIDNSEIRYWVRKIIPFDLSKDDPNLLESLKKELPYFINHIKTRTISCPRKTRMWFTKEQIYTSALAVLMNGNKTFINKELEQIISDEFLQFDTEELKYSIGDLVEKLSKNNIRTSSFKVSELIRSIYKLEPKNSTYIKHHMSLSIANKPIVEESMHKGRHYTFTKELFENLG